Proteins encoded within one genomic window of Manis pentadactyla isolate mManPen7 chromosome 4, mManPen7.hap1, whole genome shotgun sequence:
- the ST6GALNAC1 gene encoding alpha-N-acetylgalactosaminide alpha-2,6-sialyltransferase 1 yields MLSWGWWGGEMASDRTEALSLKSWDRRTTRGRRGRPRKPAAPRTAPGRRRGKGAATAKMPIGESEAEVWTTPGPKRRRTGGAAPTASQATPPSAPFQGLATQRGQRLRASNFRSEPQWDFEENYSLDTGGRQTTCPDSLKVRASKSLWFRELFLANLTLFLDSRHFNRSEWDRLEHFAPPFGFMELNFSLVQNVVTRFPPVAEQQLLLASLPAGSSRCVSCAVVGNGGILNNSRMGREIDGHDYVFRLSGAVIKGYEQDVGTRTSFYGFTAFSLTQSLIILGSRGFQHVPLGKDIHYLHFLEGTRDYEWLEALLLNQTLVKNNLWSRRRPLEAFREALHLDRYMLLHPDLLRYMKNRFLRSKTLNTAHWRIYRPTTGALMLLTALQLCDQVSAYGFITEGHEHFSNHYYDKSWKKTIFYINHDFNLEKTLWKRLHDEGIIWLYKRPVTSTPKI; encoded by the exons ATGCTGTCCTGGGGATGGTGGGGCGGGGAGATGGCCTCTGACCGTACAGAGGCACTATCGCTGAAGAGCTGGGACAGGAGGACAACCAGAGGAAGGAGGGGCCGGCCGCGGAAGCCAGCCGCCCCGAGGACAGCGCCAGGGAGGCGTCGGGGCAAAGGGGCGGCCACAGCAAAGATGCCCATTGGAGAAAGTGAGGCCGAGGTGTGGACCACCCCAGGGCCAAAGAGAAGGAGAACAGGAGGAGCAGCCCCCACGGCCTCCCAGGCCACCCCGCCTTCCGCCCCTTTCCAGGGCCTCGCCACACAGAGAGGCCAGAGGCTGCGGGCCAGCAATTTCCGCTCTGAGCCCCAGTGGGATTTTGAGGAAAATTACAGCTTGGACACTGGGGGCCGACAGACG ACCTGCCCTGACTCACTGAAGGTCAGAGCCTCCAAGTCACTGTGGTTCCGGGAACTCTTTCTGGCCAACCTCACCCTCTTCCTGGACTCCAGACATTTCAACCGGAGTGAGTGGGACCGCCTGGAGCACTTTGCCCCGCCCTTCGGCTTCATGGAGCTCAATTTTTCCT TGGTGCAGAACGTGGTGACACGCTTCCCCCCAGTGGCGGAGCAGCAGCTGCTCCTGGCCAGCCTCCCAGCGGGGAGCTCCCGGTGCGTCAGCTGTGCCGTGGTGGGCAACGGGGGCATCCTCAACAACTCCCGCATGGGCCGAGAGATAGACGGCCACGACTACGTGTTCCG CTTGAGCGGAGCTGTCATCAAGGGCTACGAACAGGATGTGGGGACTCGGACGTCTTTCTACGGCTTCACTGCCTTCTCCCTGACCCAGTCACTTATTATACTGGGCAGTCGGGGCTTCCAGCACGTGCCTCTGGGGAAG GATATTCACTACCTGCACTTCCTGGAAGGCACCCGGGACTATGAGTGGCTAGAAGCACTGCTTCTGAATCAGACCCTGGTGAAAAATAACCTCTGGTCCAG GCGCAGGCCCCTGGAAGCTTTTCGGGAAGCCTTGCATCTGGACAGGTACATGTTGCTGCACCCAGACTTGCTCCGCTACATGAAGAACAG GTTTCTGAGGTCTAAGACCCTGAACACTGCCCACTGGAGAATATACCGCCCCACCACTGGGGCCCTTATGCTGCTCACTGCCCTTCAGCTCTGTGACCAG GTGAGTGCTTATGGCTTTATCACCGAGGGCCATGAGCACTTCTCTAATCACTACTATGATAAGTCATGGAAAAAAACGATCTTTTACATCAACCATGACTTCAATTTAGAGAAAACACTGTGGAAGCGGCTACATGATGAAGGTATAATCTGGCTCTACAAGCGTCCTGTGACTTCCACACCAAAGATCTGA